Proteins encoded by one window of Cylindrospermum stagnale PCC 7417:
- a CDS encoding thiol-disulfide oxidoreductase DCC family protein encodes MNYYVIYDGNCHLCVTLVQLLETLDRGNLFRYTSMQDEQTLSQWGITPEDCEQGMIVIDGNTPSGRWQGSAAAEEIGRLLPLGNVFVEAYRALPGMKWVGDRFYEQIRDNRYTLFGKRSQTYQSAYCVDGSCKTDKE; translated from the coding sequence ATGAATTACTACGTGATCTACGACGGAAATTGCCATCTCTGCGTCACCCTAGTGCAATTGCTAGAAACTCTAGACCGGGGAAACTTGTTTCGCTACACCTCCATGCAAGATGAGCAGACACTATCTCAGTGGGGAATTACCCCCGAAGATTGTGAACAGGGAATGATTGTAATTGATGGTAATACACCTTCGGGGCGTTGGCAAGGAAGTGCTGCTGCTGAAGAGATTGGGCGGTTATTGCCATTGGGAAATGTATTTGTAGAGGCTTATCGGGCCCTACCGGGGATGAAGTGGGTTGGCGATCGCTTTTACGAACAAATCCGGGACAACCGTTACACCCTTTTTGGCAAGCGTTCCCAAACTTATCAGTCGGCGTATTGTGTAGATGGTAGCTGCAAAACTGATAAAGAGTAA
- a CDS encoding type II toxin-antitoxin system RelE/ParE family toxin, whose amino-acid sequence MDIVFESSQFEEECNNQRQRLLVRKHGADRAKRIQKRLNSLRYANVLEDMRNVPGRCHELLHDRAGQLALDLDHPYRLIFEPANEPIPTKSDGGLDWSQITAVRIIGVEDYHGK is encoded by the coding sequence ATGGATATTGTATTCGAGAGTAGCCAATTTGAAGAAGAGTGCAATAACCAACGGCAAAGGCTTCTAGTGAGAAAACACGGTGCAGATAGAGCAAAACGCATCCAAAAACGGCTAAATAGCTTACGTTACGCCAACGTACTTGAGGATATGCGAAATGTTCCAGGCCGTTGCCACGAATTGCTTCATGACCGCGCAGGTCAATTAGCGCTCGATTTGGATCATCCATATCGGCTGATTTTTGAGCCAGCAAATGAACCAATTCCTACCAAATCAGATGGTGGTCTCGACTGGAGTCAAATAACTGCCGTGAGAATCATCGGCGTGGAGGATTATCATGGAAAGTAA
- a CDS encoding helix-turn-helix domain-containing protein codes for MESKIENRYNPDYVYPPGDTLLEVLEERGMTQAELAERTGRPKKTINEIIKGKAAITPETALQLELVFNIPASFWNNHERHYREFLAQQEEKKRLKKQVGWLKGIPVTAMIKSGWIRRHQDKVEQLREVLNFFAVASPEQWGSIWLNTHIDFRKSPAFQSDPGAIAAWLRRGEIEASKIACAPYNADNFREALQKIRALTVEPPEIFQPKVVKLCAEAGVAVVFVPQLPKTRTSGATHWLNSDKALIQLSLRYKTDDHLWFTFFHEAGHILLHGKRDFFLEGTGVVSVEDQEKEEQANKFSADILIPPGSWKGFLGSGQQMSKVNIMQFAAEIGIATGIVVGRLQHDHVLPPSHCNDLKQKFDWVLDEQES; via the coding sequence ATGGAAAGTAAGATCGAAAATAGGTACAATCCAGATTACGTTTACCCTCCTGGGGATACCCTGCTAGAAGTTCTGGAAGAACGGGGAATGACCCAGGCAGAACTGGCGGAACGGACAGGAAGACCAAAAAAAACAATTAATGAAATTATTAAGGGTAAAGCAGCAATTACCCCCGAAACAGCATTACAGCTAGAACTGGTATTCAATATCCCAGCTAGTTTTTGGAACAATCACGAACGACACTACCGGGAATTTTTAGCGCAACAGGAAGAAAAAAAGCGTTTAAAAAAGCAAGTAGGTTGGCTGAAAGGAATTCCTGTTACAGCCATGATTAAGTCTGGCTGGATTCGCCGCCATCAGGATAAAGTGGAACAATTGCGGGAAGTGCTAAATTTTTTCGCCGTCGCCTCCCCTGAACAATGGGGGAGTATATGGTTGAATACTCATATAGATTTTCGTAAATCTCCAGCATTTCAAAGTGACCCTGGTGCGATAGCTGCTTGGTTACGTCGGGGAGAAATTGAAGCATCTAAGATTGCTTGCGCTCCCTATAATGCCGACAATTTTAGGGAAGCACTGCAAAAAATCCGTGCTTTAACTGTGGAACCACCAGAAATTTTCCAGCCAAAAGTAGTAAAGTTATGTGCAGAAGCTGGTGTTGCTGTAGTTTTTGTGCCACAACTTCCCAAAACGCGAACTAGTGGAGCAACTCATTGGTTGAATTCTGACAAAGCGCTGATTCAACTCAGCTTGCGCTATAAGACTGATGACCATTTGTGGTTTACCTTCTTCCACGAAGCTGGTCATATTTTGCTACATGGTAAGCGCGATTTCTTCCTGGAAGGGACAGGTGTTGTATCTGTCGAGGATCAAGAAAAAGAGGAACAAGCAAACAAATTTTCTGCGGATATACTCATTCCCCCTGGGTCGTGGAAGGGATTCCTGGGATCAGGTCAACAAATGAGTAAAGTAAATATTATGCAGTTTGCTGCTGAAATCGGCATTGCCACAGGGATTGTAGTTGGTAGGCTTCAGCACGATCATGTTTTACCGCCTAGTCACTGCAATGACCTGAAACAAAAATTTGATTGGGTGTTAGATGAGCAGGAAAGCTGA